The window AATACAAAATTTTCTCGTATCATACTCACATAATCTTTAAACCACTTAGCAAAATGTTGATCCCTAAACCTTTCAAATGCTCCATCATCCATATCAGCTTGGCTTTGGATCACATAATTTTCAAACAaccttaaaaaataacaaaaattttaGAGTTTCACGAAATCAAGGAAAAATAGATAACTTGACATACCTTAAAAAAGGTAGAACCTCAACACAATTGATCAAGATGTAATTATGAGCAATACGCATCTCATCATCTGTCAAAGGCCTGCGTTGACCACTTTTTTCGAATAATCTTCGAGATGGAACTTTGAAAATGCTTAATCGAGAGTCGACCATGGTATAACTAGGAATGTCTGGGGCAAAATTACGCGACTCACGATTCAACCGGGTTTCAATTGTAGGCAAAAAGTATTGTGAGCAAAAAGTCGATATTTCTCCAATCATGTAAGCCTCAActaggggtgagcgcggtgcggttcggtgcggttattagctaaaacctcaccactaaccgtaaatgcggttaatccattttcaaaaccgcatggtgcggttatttttgtggtgcggttaggcggttatttttgcggtgcggttttgttttttttgtgttgcggttattaaccgcatggatttggtgcggttattttgtgtggtttttaaccacagtttagagctcaaatggttttaagagttcaaacatattacttgtaattaaaaaaaaaaaaaaagtataaaacaattaacttaaattacaaacaactaatagcttaaaaacgtcaaatcaatagtaattaacaagaaatatcttaaaattgttcaccattttttaaagttaaacataacaaaacaccaATACTTTGGTCTTCTAATATTTTATCCAtctttcatccatgaaacttgtgttgtttttaatatttaatatattaataattaattaaaaaaattgtatataatatatgcggggcggtgcggtttttttgtggtttttgaaaactaataaccgcaccgcaccgcaaatttgcggtttttgaaaaacagaaaacctcaccatcggctttaattgcggttgcggtttgtcggttgcggtttatgcggttttttcGGTTAATTTTAGTAGCGGTCCgttttttgctcacccctatccTCAACAATGGACCCCTCAACCTTCGTATGGTTTTTTATCTTTCTTTTCATTGATCCCAATTTCCTAAAAAGATGTTGGAAAAGACTTATTAGAAATTCCATAGGTTTTATGGTAGAATATTTTGTATGGTAAAAAATATACCTTTCATAAAGATACATCCACCTATATTAAACCGGACCACCAAGCATAGCTTCTCGAGCTAAGTGGATAACAAGATGCTCCATTGAATCAAAGAATCCAGGTGGAAATATTTTTTCCAACTTGCAAATGGTTTCAATAATAGTAGTTTGCAAGCATTGTAAGTCATCTACGCGTAACACCGTTGAACATATTACACGAAAGAATGTACACAACTCTGTAATTGCATCCCATGTTGAGTTTGGCACCATACCTCTTAGAGAAATAGGCAACAATCTTTGAAGAAATACATGGCACTCGTGACTCTTGAATTTGTAAAAGCTATTATCATCTACATTAACGCACCCCCGCAAGTTTAAGGCGTATCCGTCCGGGAATTTAAGTTTAATCAACCATTGGCATATTTTAGCTACTTGTTCTTTGCTCAAAGCAAACGATGCTCTATTTTTCCTATCCTTATTTCCCTTCTTCCATGTATGCCATTGCACTTGATTGCAATACATTTCTATATCTTTTCTTGCATTCATGTTGTCTTTGCTTTTCGGAGTGTCCATCACGGTGTTGAAAagattttcaaacacatttgtCTCAATGTGCATGGGATCAAGGTTGTGTCGTATTAACAACTTCCACTAATATGGTAGCTCCCAAAAGATGCTCCTCTTAACCCAATTATGAGTAATCCCGAAACCAAGCAATTTTGCATTCTTTGCTCTAAAAGGTTTGCCTTCATAAACAGTTGGAAAGTGTCGTACTTGCTCCCAAATCTGATCACCGGTTAATATTGGTGGGGGGCTAGATCGCTCAACCTTATTAGCCAGAAATCCTGTTTTGTCACCCCGATATGTGTGTTGTTCAGGTAAAAATTTTCGATGGCAGTCAAACCAACATGGTTTACTACCATGGTGTAACCGAAACGACCCCGACTCACCCATACAATACGGACATGCTAACTTGCCATGTGTGCTCCAACCCGATAACATTGCATAAGCAGGAAAGTCACTAACTGTCCAAAGAAGTATAGCTTTCATTGTGAAATTGCATTTAGTCGAAGCGTCATAAGTGACAACACCATCTGTATATAGCATCTTTAACTCGTCAATTAGCGGCCTGAGAAACAAATCTATATTTTGACCTGGGCTCTTTTTTCCAGGAATAACTATGCTTAATTGAACATATGGTTCTTTTAAGCACATCCAAGGAGGCAAGTTATAAATTGAAAGGAAAACAGGCCAACATGAATACGGGGTTGTATTTGAGTTATTTGGACTGAACCCATCGGTGCATATCCCAAGGCGAACATTCCGTGGTTCACTTGAAAATTCTTGATGCATTGAGTCGAAATGCTTCCAAGCCTCACCATCACTTGGATGGACCATCAAACCCGGTTGCGTTTGATGTTCATAGTGCCATGTCATTTGCTTTGCCGTCTTTTTTGTCAAATACAACCTTTGGAGTCTAGGAGCAATCGGCAAGTACCTCATAACCAAATAAGGCAGTTTGCCACTCTTGTACCGATCATGATCACACACTCGACACTTAGTCAAATCAGAATCTGCCCCATAGAATATCATGCAATGGTTTTTGCAAGCATGGATCTTTTTTTCTGGGAGTCTAATTATTTTCAAAAGCTTCTTCGTCTCATAGAAGTTCTCAACTAGTTTCTCACCTTTGGGTAGCATCCGCTTAATTATAGGAAGTATGTGATCATAAGCAGCCTCAGATATATTGTATTCTGACTTCCAATGCAACAACTCTGTTGCAGCttgtaattttgaataattttcaCATccatcccacaaaggttcatcAGCATCTTCCAACATATCATAGAACCCCTTGGCATTTGGATTCGGGAGTTCCTCCATTACATCCATCAACATTTGTGTACACCCATTaacatcatcatcgtcatcatcatcttcCATCGGATCCTGCATCGGATTAGAAGATTCTTCCTCATGCTGAGATATCGTATTTCTTTCACCATGTGCCCACCAAGTTGTGTAATTAGGAGTGAAACCGTTTTGTAACAAGTGAAGCTCTACATTACCTCTTGTTTTATAATACATGTTCTTGCATTTAAAACAAGGACATCTAATATAATCCCCATCAACAGTTGCTTCATTAGAAAAAGCAACATCCAAAAATCCTTTGACGGATGCATGATATGTTGTGCTAAGATACCCATGATCTAACCTTTTGTACATCCAATCTCTATCACTACGTGGTGACATAATGACTAGCTACAAACAAATATATAACTATTATTTAGAAATTAGATAATGCAATCATATCCACATTACTAAAAGCATCCTTGGAAACTA of the Lactuca sativa cultivar Salinas chromosome 6, Lsat_Salinas_v11, whole genome shotgun sequence genome contains:
- the LOC111886421 gene encoding uncharacterized protein LOC111886421, with amino-acid sequence MSPRSDRDWMYKRLDHGYLSTTYHASVKGFLDVAFSNEATVDGDYIRCPCFKCKNMYYKTRGNVELHLLQNGFTPNYTTWWAHGERNTISQHEEESSNPMQDPMEDDDDDDDVNGCTQMLMDVMEELPNPNAKGFYDMLEDADEPLWDGCENYSKLQAATELLHWKSEYNISEAAYDHILPIIKRMLPKGEKLVENFYETKKLLKIIRLPEKKIHACKNHCMIFYGADSDLTKCRVCDHDRYKSGKLPYLVMRYLPIAPRLQRLYLTKKTAKQMTWHYEHQTQPGLMVHPSDGEAWKHFDSMHQEFSSEPRNVRLGICTDGFSPNNSNTTPYSCWPVFLSIYNLPPWMCLKEPYVQLSIVIPGKKSPGQNIDLFLRPLIDELKMLYTDGVVTYDASTKCNFTMKAILLWTVSDFPAYAMLSGWSTHGKLACPYCMGESGSFRLHHGSKPCWFDCHRKFLPEQHTYRGDKTGFLANKVERSSPPPILTGDQIWEQVRHFPTVYEGKPFRAKNAKLLGFGITHNWVKRSIFWELPY
- the LOC128126622 gene encoding uncharacterized protein LOC128126622, translating into MIGEISTFCSQYFLPTIETRLNRESRNFAPDIPSYTMVDSRLSIFKVPSRRLFEKSGQRRPLTDDEMRIAHNYILINCVEVLPFLRLFENYVIQSQADMDDGAFERFRDQHFAKWFKDYVSMIRENFVLPKCLPL